The Populus trichocarpa isolate Nisqually-1 chromosome 11, P.trichocarpa_v4.1, whole genome shotgun sequence genome has a segment encoding these proteins:
- the LOC18103089 gene encoding transcription factor VOZ1 isoform X2: MYIFTYHGGSLGSFSTDICRLLQLCEEEDDATSALAAPKPEPNDQSLQVGNNVDFQEGYGVNHDQQEHVFPFVDQCKDSPSGVRSMVINNMEGVAQLEYHHFDLPQNSEQNFYTGFNDMDLGEDATHLVSSYLPSMCPPPSAFLGPKCALWDCPRPAQGGLDWYQDYCSSFHHAVALNEGPPGLSPILRPGGIGLKDGLLFSSLSAKVEGKDVGIPECEGAATAKSPWNAPELFDLSVLKGETIREWLFFDKPRRAFESGNRKQRSLPDYTGRGWHESRKQVMNEFGGLKRSYYMDPQPLNNFEWHLYEYEINNCDACALYRLELKAVDGKKSAKGKLANESVVDLQKQMGRLTAEFPSDHKRAVKGRTKVNAKAGVRNVYSGATQAAPTNEAYDYGPGPHYDYLVENLGDYYLTQFKKP, from the exons ATGTATATCTTTACATACCAT GGTGGTAGTCTTGGGTCATTCTCAACGGACATATGCAGGCTGCTGCAGCTTTGCGAGGAGGAAGATGATGCCACTAGTGCATTAGCAGCACCAAAACCGGAACCTAATGATCAGAGCTTGCAAGTTGGAAACAATGTCGACTTTCAAgag GGATATGGTGTGAATCATGATCAGCAAGAGCATGTCTTCCCATTTGTTGATCAATGCAAAGACTCCCCTTCAGGAGTTCGTAGCATGGTGATTAATAACATGGAAGGGGTTGCTCAGTTGGAATACCATCATTTTGATTTACCTCAGAATTCTGAGCAAAACTTTTACACTGGTTTTAATGACATGGATTTGGGTGAGGATGCTACCCATCTTGTTTCCAGCTATCTACCAAGCATGTGTCCTCCGCCTTCAGCTTTCTTAGGCCCAAAATGTGCCCTTTGGGATTGTCCAAGGCCTGCTCAAGGAGGGTTGGACTGGTATCAGGACTATTGTAGCAGCTTTCATCATGCCGTAGCATTGAATGAAGGGCCACCTGGACTGAGTCCGATTCTGAGACCTGGAGGAATTGGTCTGAAAGACGGTCTTCTATTTTCTTCCCTTAGTGCAAAGGTTGAAGGAAAAGATGTTGGAATCCCAGAATGTGAGGGAGCTGCAACTGCGAAGTCCCCATGGAATGCACCTG AGCTATTTGATCTTTCGGTTCTCAAGGGTGAAACAATTAGGGAATGGCTCTTTTTTGATAAGCCTCGCAGAGCATTTGAAAGTGGGAACAGAAAGCAAAGGTCATTGCCTGATTACACTGGGCGTGGTTGGCATGAGTCAAGGAAACAAGTTATGAATGAATTTGGAGGGTTAAAGAGATCATATTACATGGATCCACAACCACTGAACAATTTTGAGTGGCATCTTTATGAATATGAAATCAATAACTGTGATGCTTGTGCATTATATAGATTGGAACTGAAGGCTGTTGATGGAAAGAAGAGTGCTAAGGGGAAACTAGCAAATGAATCAGTTGTTGATCTGCAGAAGCAGATGGGGAGACTCACTGCTGAATTTCCCTCTGACCACAAGCGTGCTGTCAAAGGACGGACCAAAGTGAATGCTAAGGCTGGTGTCAGAAATGTTTATTCAGGCGCAACCCAGGCGGCACCAACCAATGAAGCATATGACTATGGGCCAGGTCCGCATTATGATTATCTCGTTGAGAATCTAGGAGACTACTATCTGACACAGTTTAAGAAACCATGA
- the LOC18103089 gene encoding transcription factor VOZ1 isoform X1: MGKGSKINCKSASHKLFKDKAKNRVDDLQGMFLDLQFARKESRTVDVAVLEEQVHQMLREWKAELNEPSPASSLQQGGSLGSFSTDICRLLQLCEEEDDATSALAAPKPEPNDQSLQVGNNVDFQEGYGVNHDQQEHVFPFVDQCKDSPSGVRSMVINNMEGVAQLEYHHFDLPQNSEQNFYTGFNDMDLGEDATHLVSSYLPSMCPPPSAFLGPKCALWDCPRPAQGGLDWYQDYCSSFHHAVALNEGPPGLSPILRPGGIGLKDGLLFSSLSAKVEGKDVGIPECEGAATAKSPWNAPELFDLSVLKGETIREWLFFDKPRRAFESGNRKQRSLPDYTGRGWHESRKQVMNEFGGLKRSYYMDPQPLNNFEWHLYEYEINNCDACALYRLELKAVDGKKSAKGKLANESVVDLQKQMGRLTAEFPSDHKRAVKGRTKVNAKAGVRNVYSGATQAAPTNEAYDYGPGPHYDYLVENLGDYYLTQFKKP, translated from the exons ATGGGGAAGGGTTCGAAGATCAATTGTAAGTCAGCATCTCATAAGCTTTTCAAGGACAAGGCGAAGAACCGTGTTGATGATCTTCAAGGGATGTTCTTGGATCTGCAGTTTGCAAGGAAAGAAAGCCGCACGGTTGATGTGGCTGTCCTTGAGGAGCAAGTTCATCAGATGCTTCGTGAATGGAAAGCTGAGCTCAATGAGCCTTCTCCAGCATCTTCTTTGCAACAA GGTGGTAGTCTTGGGTCATTCTCAACGGACATATGCAGGCTGCTGCAGCTTTGCGAGGAGGAAGATGATGCCACTAGTGCATTAGCAGCACCAAAACCGGAACCTAATGATCAGAGCTTGCAAGTTGGAAACAATGTCGACTTTCAAgag GGATATGGTGTGAATCATGATCAGCAAGAGCATGTCTTCCCATTTGTTGATCAATGCAAAGACTCCCCTTCAGGAGTTCGTAGCATGGTGATTAATAACATGGAAGGGGTTGCTCAGTTGGAATACCATCATTTTGATTTACCTCAGAATTCTGAGCAAAACTTTTACACTGGTTTTAATGACATGGATTTGGGTGAGGATGCTACCCATCTTGTTTCCAGCTATCTACCAAGCATGTGTCCTCCGCCTTCAGCTTTCTTAGGCCCAAAATGTGCCCTTTGGGATTGTCCAAGGCCTGCTCAAGGAGGGTTGGACTGGTATCAGGACTATTGTAGCAGCTTTCATCATGCCGTAGCATTGAATGAAGGGCCACCTGGACTGAGTCCGATTCTGAGACCTGGAGGAATTGGTCTGAAAGACGGTCTTCTATTTTCTTCCCTTAGTGCAAAGGTTGAAGGAAAAGATGTTGGAATCCCAGAATGTGAGGGAGCTGCAACTGCGAAGTCCCCATGGAATGCACCTG AGCTATTTGATCTTTCGGTTCTCAAGGGTGAAACAATTAGGGAATGGCTCTTTTTTGATAAGCCTCGCAGAGCATTTGAAAGTGGGAACAGAAAGCAAAGGTCATTGCCTGATTACACTGGGCGTGGTTGGCATGAGTCAAGGAAACAAGTTATGAATGAATTTGGAGGGTTAAAGAGATCATATTACATGGATCCACAACCACTGAACAATTTTGAGTGGCATCTTTATGAATATGAAATCAATAACTGTGATGCTTGTGCATTATATAGATTGGAACTGAAGGCTGTTGATGGAAAGAAGAGTGCTAAGGGGAAACTAGCAAATGAATCAGTTGTTGATCTGCAGAAGCAGATGGGGAGACTCACTGCTGAATTTCCCTCTGACCACAAGCGTGCTGTCAAAGGACGGACCAAAGTGAATGCTAAGGCTGGTGTCAGAAATGTTTATTCAGGCGCAACCCAGGCGGCACCAACCAATGAAGCATATGACTATGGGCCAGGTCCGCATTATGATTATCTCGTTGAGAATCTAGGAGACTACTATCTGACACAGTTTAAGAAACCATGA